From a region of the Butyrivibrio sp. AE3004 genome:
- a CDS encoding GGDEF domain-containing protein, translating into MKKKTSVIKGIYALLFGNLLVMIFFVIPLRTDLFKSGFTEQPDSFSENWAVGEENIPRIEEVLAGNYNGRVRLEKNLPNKLTEMDSLCFESQNTNVEVLINDKEAYSFKTRPNLTGTGTGIVFHEVGIGTLNAGKKVTIVSSCCYEGQKTGRILNVYICPSSDYMRLTFQRMMVPSLYCALMILFGIILILIYCAVSNKDALPFNILALGVTSLIAGTWLFIDTNIMQLLTGAIYAWRDMNKVLPFLVGYPLITFFNSLTVKKNDVFQHIGFWMSAVFEFGIIAARYILNLDMCYSFSLFLIPYLVIIMIILLIIAVNNANYCRRNGLEVEMRNTYLVIGIVLVCGLIDLVRDFTSMTLTDVQGKYTMFGMVIFVIYMMIRFLKWWTKDHAQIQRERFINHALQYALSSDSPEYNIKALLDFMGKELEAERIFIFEDQKNGKYRGSYEWSSDGLTAEDIELVYLPYEGVLDKLYEKYISNGRRFIINNIEQLKTSNPYFYDLMKNYGGENIVIGALEINGKLTGICGVMDAPRVKLIDISEIINLISYFLSQLILQREEQKRLFYYNYNDVLSGARNHMAYRKFMENGLDMAGTFGYMRVDIKGLEEINKEQGYDAGDKIVIEVARSLMEIFGEENVYRLNGNEFVCFGFETEEPYFDNDVECARRMIEKKGVTMFTGSVYCANGTSDMEIVLNRVDELLEEDMKKSG; encoded by the coding sequence ATGAAAAAAAAGACGAGCGTCATAAAAGGAATATATGCTTTATTATTCGGAAATCTATTGGTAATGATTTTTTTTGTTATACCTCTTAGGACCGATTTGTTTAAATCCGGATTTACAGAGCAGCCGGACAGTTTTTCGGAAAATTGGGCTGTAGGAGAAGAAAACATTCCGAGAATTGAGGAAGTTCTTGCAGGTAATTATAACGGCCGGGTCAGACTTGAAAAAAATTTACCGAATAAGCTGACTGAAATGGATTCACTTTGCTTTGAATCACAGAACACAAATGTTGAGGTCCTTATAAATGATAAGGAGGCATACAGCTTCAAAACCAGGCCGAATCTTACGGGTACCGGCACGGGAATCGTATTTCATGAAGTGGGAATCGGAACCTTAAATGCCGGAAAAAAGGTAACCATAGTAAGCAGCTGCTGCTATGAAGGCCAAAAGACAGGCAGAATATTAAATGTGTATATATGTCCGTCATCAGATTATATGCGTCTGACATTTCAGAGAATGATGGTTCCCAGTTTGTATTGTGCACTAATGATACTTTTTGGAATTATCCTGATATTGATATATTGTGCAGTTTCAAATAAGGATGCTCTGCCCTTTAATATATTGGCGCTTGGAGTAACATCCCTTATAGCCGGGACATGGCTTTTTATAGATACCAATATCATGCAGCTTTTGACGGGGGCAATATATGCGTGGCGTGACATGAACAAGGTTTTGCCTTTTCTTGTGGGGTATCCGCTCATAACTTTCTTTAATTCACTTACGGTCAAAAAAAATGATGTATTCCAACATATCGGTTTCTGGATGTCAGCAGTTTTTGAATTTGGAATAATCGCAGCAAGATATATTCTTAATCTTGATATGTGCTACTCATTTTCGCTGTTTCTGATACCGTATTTGGTAATTATTATGATAATCTTGTTGATTATCGCTGTTAATAATGCCAATTATTGCAGACGTAACGGGTTGGAAGTTGAAATGAGAAATACATACCTTGTTATCGGTATTGTGTTGGTTTGCGGCCTGATAGATCTGGTAAGAGATTTCACCAGTATGACACTGACAGATGTACAGGGAAAATATACCATGTTTGGAATGGTTATATTTGTCATATACATGATGATCAGATTTCTTAAATGGTGGACCAAGGATCATGCGCAGATTCAGAGGGAACGCTTTATTAATCATGCTCTTCAGTATGCCCTCTCTTCCGATTCGCCGGAATATAATATCAAGGCTTTGCTGGATTTTATGGGGAAAGAGCTTGAGGCTGAAAGAATTTTCATCTTTGAGGATCAGAAAAACGGTAAATATCGTGGCTCTTATGAATGGAGTAGTGATGGTTTAACGGCTGAAGATATAGAGCTTGTATATTTACCCTATGAGGGTGTGCTGGATAAGCTCTATGAGAAGTATATAAGTAATGGTAGAAGGTTTATTATTAATAATATAGAACAATTAAAAACATCCAATCCGTATTTTTATGATCTTATGAAAAACTACGGAGGTGAGAATATTGTAATAGGTGCTCTTGAGATAAACGGCAAGCTTACGGGAATATGCGGTGTAATGGATGCTCCCCGTGTGAAACTGATAGATATTTCAGAGATTATCAATCTGATATCATATTTCCTCTCACAGTTGATTTTACAGCGAGAAGAGCAAAAGAGGCTGTTCTACTATAACTATAATGATGTCCTTTCCGGTGCAAGAAACCATATGGCATACAGGAAATTTATGGAAAACGGACTGGACATGGCAGGAACCTTTGGATATATGCGGGTTGACATAAAGGGACTTGAAGAAATAAATAAGGAACAAGGCTACGATGCCGGAGATAAGATAGTTATAGAGGTTGCCAGGAGCCTTATGGAAATTTTTGGAGAAGAAAATGTTTATCGTCTGAACGGAAATGAATTTGTGTGCTTTGGCTTTGAAACGGAAGAACCATATTTTGATAATGATGTTGAATGCGCAAGACGTATGATTGAAAAGAAAGGTGTCACTATGTTTACAGGTTCTGTTTACTGCGCTAACGGAACTTCAGATATGGAGATTGTTTTAAACCGTGTGGATGAACTTTTGGAAGAAGATATGAAAAAATCCGGCTAG
- the trpB gene encoding tryptophan synthase subunit beta, whose translation MTVAKGRFGVHGGQYIPETLMNAVIELEKAYEHYKNDPDFNRELTELLNEYAGRPSRLYYAEKMTKDLGGAKIYLKREDLNHTGSHKINNVLGQALLAKKMGKTRLIAETGAGQHGVATATAAALMGMECVVFMGKEDTERQALNVYRMRLLGAEVIPVTTGTATLKDAVSEAMREWTTRIDDTHYCLGSVMGPHPFPTIVRDFQSVISKEIKEQILEKEGRLPSAVVACVGGGSNAIGSFYNFIGDEGVRLIGCEAAGRGIDTFETAATVNTGKLGIFHGMKSYFCQDEYGQIAPVYSISAGLDYPGVGPEHAYLHDIGRAEYVPVTDDEAVNAFEYLSRTEGIIPAIESSHAVAHAIKLAPTMSKDDIIVITISGRGDKDCAAIARYRGEDIHE comes from the coding sequence ATGACAGTAGCAAAAGGAAGATTCGGAGTCCATGGCGGACAGTACATACCGGAAACTCTTATGAATGCGGTAATAGAGCTTGAAAAAGCATATGAACATTACAAGAACGATCCCGATTTTAACAGGGAGCTTACAGAGCTTCTTAATGAATATGCGGGAAGACCTTCAAGACTTTATTATGCTGAGAAGATGACTAAGGATCTTGGCGGGGCAAAGATTTATCTTAAGAGAGAGGATTTAAACCATACAGGTTCGCATAAGATAAATAACGTTCTTGGACAGGCTCTTCTTGCAAAGAAGATGGGAAAAACCAGACTCATTGCTGAAACAGGAGCAGGTCAGCACGGCGTTGCAACCGCAACCGCAGCAGCTCTTATGGGTATGGAGTGCGTGGTCTTTATGGGAAAAGAGGATACGGAAAGACAGGCACTTAATGTATACAGAATGCGCCTTCTTGGAGCTGAGGTAATACCTGTAACTACAGGAACAGCAACACTTAAGGATGCAGTTTCCGAGGCAATGAGAGAGTGGACAACAAGAATCGATGATACGCATTACTGTCTTGGTTCGGTAATGGGACCGCACCCTTTTCCGACAATAGTACGTGATTTTCAGTCAGTTATTTCCAAGGAGATAAAAGAGCAGATCCTTGAAAAGGAAGGCAGACTTCCAAGCGCCGTGGTTGCATGTGTCGGAGGCGGTTCAAATGCCATCGGAAGCTTCTACAACTTTATAGGAGATGAGGGTGTAAGACTGATAGGGTGTGAAGCAGCAGGAAGAGGAATTGATACCTTTGAAACAGCGGCTACAGTCAATACAGGAAAGCTTGGAATTTTCCATGGTATGAAATCCTACTTCTGCCAGGACGAATATGGTCAGATAGCACCGGTTTACTCCATATCTGCTGGACTTGATTATCCCGGAGTAGGACCGGAGCATGCTTATCTTCACGATATTGGAAGAGCTGAATATGTGCCTGTTACCGATGATGAAGCGGTAAATGCATTCGAGTATTTATCAAGAACAGAGGGGATAATTCCAGCAATCGAGTCATCACATGCGGTTGCTCACGCAATAAAACTAGCGCCTACCATGAGTAAGGACGACATAATAGTAATAACAATCTCGGGAAGAGGAGATAAGGACTGTGCAGCAATCGCACGTTACAGAGGGGAGGATATCCATGAGTAA
- the trpA gene encoding tryptophan synthase subunit alpha encodes MSKIAEAFKNKKAFIPFITCGDPDLDTTKKIISELVKNGADLIELGIPFSDPTAEGPVIQGANIRALKNGITTDDIFGMVEEIRAEVKIPMVFMTYANVVFSYGMDRFFENCKKTGMDGVILPDVPYEEKEEFETVADVYGIDFISMVAPTSEERIATIASNAKGFIYIVSSLGVTGTRTSINRGVKGIVEKIREATDVPCAVGFGISTPEQASDMAEISDGAIVGSAIVRIIEQYGKNAPSHVGEFVKSMKSAYKDTELTDVAC; translated from the coding sequence ATGAGTAAAATAGCAGAGGCATTCAAAAACAAAAAAGCATTTATTCCGTTTATCACTTGCGGTGATCCGGATCTTGATACAACTAAGAAAATAATATCTGAGCTTGTAAAAAACGGCGCTGACCTTATAGAGCTTGGCATTCCTTTTTCAGATCCCACAGCGGAAGGACCTGTGATACAGGGAGCAAATATCAGGGCTTTGAAGAACGGCATAACAACAGACGATATCTTTGGGATGGTTGAGGAAATAAGAGCTGAGGTAAAAATACCCATGGTGTTTATGACCTATGCAAATGTTGTTTTTTCCTATGGCATGGACAGATTTTTTGAAAACTGTAAAAAAACCGGAATGGATGGGGTGATACTTCCCGATGTTCCTTATGAAGAAAAAGAGGAATTTGAGACAGTCGCAGACGTATATGGCATAGATTTTATTTCAATGGTTGCGCCCACATCCGAGGAGAGGATAGCAACAATAGCTTCAAATGCGAAAGGCTTTATTTACATTGTTTCAAGCCTTGGAGTAACAGGAACAAGAACATCAATAAACAGAGGCGTCAAAGGAATAGTGGAAAAAATCAGAGAAGCTACTGACGTTCCCTGTGCTGTAGGCTTTGGAATTTCGACACCGGAGCAGGCATCAGATATGGCAGAGATTTCCGACGGCGCGATCGTGGGATCGGCTATTGTCCGAATTATTGAACAGTATGGAAAGAATGCTCCCTCTCATGTGGGAGAATTTGTTAAAAGCATGAAGAGCGCCTACAAAGACACGGAACTTACAGACGTGGCCTGCTGA
- the trpD gene encoding anthranilate phosphoribosyltransferase, translating to MIKEAIVKIVNKEDLTYDEAYAVMNEIMGGETTPTQNAAFLSALSTKSARAETTEEIAGCAAAMRDHATKVDTGMDVFEIVGTGGDNAHSFNISTTSALVAAAGGMKVAKHGNRAASSSCGTADCLEALGVNIQQSPERCIELLEEVGMCFFFAQKYHSSMKYVGAIRKELGFRTVFNILGPLTNPGSPKMQLLGVYDEYLVEPLAQVLISLGVQRGMVVYGMDKLDEISMSAPTKVCEIKDGWYKCYTITPEDFGFERCTKDDLKGGTPSENAEITRKILSGEKGHKRNAVLMNAGASLYIGGKAESFSEGVKLAGEIIDSGKAMETLEKLIEVSNRAEEISA from the coding sequence ATGATCAAAGAAGCAATCGTAAAAATAGTAAACAAAGAGGACCTTACATATGATGAAGCATATGCAGTAATGAATGAGATTATGGGTGGCGAGACAACTCCTACTCAGAACGCAGCATTTTTGTCAGCTCTTTCAACAAAAAGCGCAAGAGCGGAAACAACCGAGGAAATTGCAGGCTGTGCAGCAGCAATGAGAGATCATGCAACAAAGGTTGACACAGGAATGGATGTATTCGAGATCGTCGGCACAGGCGGAGACAATGCTCACAGCTTCAATATTTCAACTACCTCAGCTCTTGTTGCGGCAGCAGGAGGAATGAAGGTTGCAAAGCACGGTAACAGAGCAGCATCTTCAAGCTGCGGAACAGCTGACTGCCTTGAGGCGCTTGGCGTAAATATTCAGCAGAGCCCTGAAAGATGTATTGAACTTCTTGAAGAGGTCGGAATGTGTTTCTTCTTTGCTCAGAAATATCACTCATCCATGAAGTATGTGGGAGCGATCAGAAAGGAGCTCGGGTTCAGAACAGTTTTCAACATTCTGGGACCCCTTACAAATCCCGGTTCACCTAAAATGCAGCTTCTCGGAGTATATGATGAATACCTTGTTGAGCCACTTGCTCAGGTTCTTATAAGTCTCGGAGTACAAAGAGGAATGGTCGTATACGGAATGGATAAGCTCGATGAGATCTCAATGAGCGCACCTACCAAGGTATGCGAGATAAAGGACGGATGGTATAAATGCTATACAATAACTCCCGAAGATTTCGGCTTTGAGAGATGCACCAAGGATGACCTTAAGGGTGGCACACCTTCCGAGAATGCAGAGATTACAAGAAAGATCCTTAGCGGAGAAAAAGGCCATAAGAGAAATGCGGTGCTGATGAACGCAGGAGCTTCACTTTATATCGGAGGAAAGGCTGAAAGCTTTTCAGAAGGAGTTAAGCTTGCTGGCGAGATCATCGATTCCGGAAAAGCAATGGAGACACTTGAAAAGCTTATCGAAGTAAGTAACAGAGCTGAGGAAATCAGTGCCTGA
- a CDS encoding DegV family protein, with protein sequence MKFGFLNRLIHMIKDPKRSFRERVFLLLTSVTDFFIILGLIGDIFFDENIVETITVAIIAAIVPVITYIAVKLNKVKYAIRFIVLGIVFILLPILFYFGGGLRGGGVLWIIFAYLYTGLVLSGKWRPLMLIVLTIETCIFYLNGFFRPELVSKHQESMFYIDSLISMILVGFICCVMAWFEEWLLMEENKRAREETKKVEELNLAQNRFFSNMSHEIRTPINSILGLNEIILRQEDASEEIIKDAENIQGAGRMLLALVNDILDFSKIEAGKMDIVSVNYNLEKMLSEIVNMIWMRAEEKGLELKVEVDPSIPAELFGDEMRIKQILINLLNNAVKYTNEGTVTLSVEKEDIRDKQILLLFSVTDTGMGIKQDAIPYLFDAFRRIDEEKNSKIEGTGLGLAIVKQLVELMGGRITVNSVYTQGSTFMMALWQQVTRKDVIGEINLVKSGNKRETDKYVPCFTASEAAILIVDDNEMNLEVEKKLLADTEITIHTASSGQEALSMTLNYRYDLIFMDHLMPEMDGIECFQNIRNQEGGLNNTVPVIVLTANADSENRELYDRSGFDDYLVKPVTGRQLEDMLLSHLPEIKINRTEGFGGTTAQMNTANGYSKKLPIAICTSSMCDLPAKVLDEKNIDIIPFTITTEGKTYYDRQEVSTDDLIHYMREGMEFNSAPPTVEEFENFFGRIMKKAHQIIYLTLAPGFSKEYENAKAAARAYENVIVFNSGYNSCALGLLVLLAYRRSMQGRTLDKILEELKRARENIRCSFITTDAGFMMKRGIIGRNIYGIMSTFSLKPVMRIIDNRVTVWRLFMGERQDCYGKYIDHALNRFENPDTDLLFVEYIDITESERKAIEERIRKRVNFKNIIFKKVCAAMTLNCGFGAIGLSFIGKGDIPYDLSMMLEEKKKPDVIEDSFANMKLQDGSEENADNAAEDNAEDKTEDTIEDKNEYRSNRLYNDPILKPDEKQSGINYKKALDYAGSEETMLAMMQLFSKTIDRNAMEIENCYKDEDWEKYVTKVSNLKNSARIIGADELAKSALRLENAAKAGDIDFIRQNTDRLIADYRYYHEVINKFVKEY encoded by the coding sequence ATGAAATTTGGCTTCCTAAACCGGCTGATTCATATGATCAAGGACCCTAAGCGCAGCTTCAGAGAGCGTGTTTTTTTGCTGCTGACATCTGTAACGGATTTCTTTATCATATTGGGACTGATAGGCGATATATTTTTTGATGAGAATATTGTTGAGACAATAACTGTAGCTATTATCGCGGCAATTGTTCCGGTAATTACATATATTGCAGTAAAACTGAATAAAGTAAAGTATGCTATAAGGTTCATTGTGCTTGGAATTGTTTTCATACTTCTGCCTATATTGTTTTATTTTGGCGGAGGCTTAAGAGGCGGAGGTGTATTGTGGATAATCTTCGCATATCTTTATACAGGACTTGTGTTAAGTGGTAAATGGAGACCTCTGATGCTTATAGTTCTCACTATAGAGACCTGTATTTTTTACCTGAATGGTTTTTTCAGGCCTGAACTGGTAAGCAAGCATCAGGAGAGTATGTTTTACATTGATTCCCTTATTTCTATGATACTTGTGGGATTTATTTGCTGTGTCATGGCGTGGTTTGAAGAATGGCTTCTCATGGAGGAAAATAAAAGAGCCCGTGAGGAGACAAAGAAGGTAGAGGAACTTAACCTGGCACAAAACAGATTTTTCTCAAATATGAGTCATGAGATAAGGACACCGATAAACTCTATTCTTGGGTTAAATGAGATTATTCTGAGGCAGGAGGATGCCTCTGAGGAGATAATAAAGGATGCTGAGAATATTCAGGGTGCGGGCAGGATGCTTCTTGCGCTCGTAAATGACATTCTGGATTTCTCCAAAATAGAAGCAGGCAAGATGGATATAGTTTCTGTGAACTATAACCTGGAAAAGATGCTGTCTGAAATTGTAAATATGATATGGATGCGTGCTGAAGAAAAGGGACTTGAACTTAAGGTTGAGGTCGACCCGTCAATTCCGGCAGAGCTTTTTGGCGATGAGATGCGCATCAAACAGATACTAATAAATCTTTTGAACAATGCGGTTAAATACACAAATGAGGGAACCGTAACATTATCGGTAGAGAAGGAGGACATAAGGGATAAGCAGATACTTCTTTTGTTCTCTGTGACTGATACGGGAATGGGTATCAAACAGGATGCTATTCCGTATCTTTTTGATGCTTTCCGGAGAATAGATGAGGAAAAAAACAGTAAGATAGAAGGCACTGGACTTGGACTTGCAATAGTTAAACAGCTTGTTGAGCTTATGGGAGGAAGAATAACAGTAAACAGCGTTTATACTCAGGGATCCACATTTATGATGGCCCTGTGGCAGCAGGTGACCAGAAAAGATGTTATTGGTGAAATCAATCTTGTAAAATCCGGAAACAAGCGTGAAACGGACAAATATGTTCCATGCTTTACGGCTTCGGAAGCAGCAATACTTATAGTTGATGATAATGAGATGAACCTTGAGGTTGAAAAAAAGCTGCTTGCTGATACAGAAATCACTATACATACAGCGAGCAGTGGACAGGAAGCGCTGTCTATGACGCTCAATTATCGTTATGACCTTATTTTTATGGACCATCTTATGCCGGAGATGGATGGAATTGAATGCTTTCAGAATATAAGGAATCAGGAGGGTGGTCTTAATAATACAGTTCCTGTAATTGTGCTTACAGCTAACGCAGACAGCGAAAACAGAGAGCTATACGACCGCAGTGGCTTCGATGACTATCTGGTAAAACCTGTCACCGGAAGACAGCTTGAAGACATGCTTCTAAGCCATTTGCCTGAAATCAAGATAAACAGGACGGAAGGATTTGGCGGTACTACGGCTCAGATGAATACCGCAAACGGTTACAGCAAAAAACTTCCTATTGCTATATGCACCAGCAGTATGTGTGATCTTCCTGCCAAAGTGTTAGACGAAAAAAATATAGACATAATACCTTTTACGATCACAACGGAAGGTAAAACATATTATGACCGTCAGGAGGTTAGTACAGATGACCTTATTCACTATATGCGTGAAGGTATGGAATTTAATTCTGCACCTCCAACCGTCGAGGAATTTGAGAACTTTTTCGGTCGTATAATGAAAAAAGCTCATCAGATAATTTACCTTACGCTTGCTCCGGGATTTAGTAAAGAGTATGAGAATGCTAAAGCTGCAGCTAGGGCATATGAGAATGTGATTGTTTTTAATTCGGGATATAATTCATGCGCTTTGGGACTACTGGTCCTTTTGGCTTACAGGAGATCCATGCAGGGAAGAACTCTCGACAAGATTCTGGAAGAACTGAAGAGAGCAAGAGAAAATATCAGATGCAGTTTTATTACAACAGATGCCGGTTTTATGATGAAACGTGGAATTATCGGCAGAAATATATATGGCATCATGAGTACATTTTCCTTAAAGCCTGTTATGCGCATCATAGACAACAGGGTTACTGTCTGGCGTCTGTTTATGGGAGAAAGACAGGATTGCTACGGAAAGTATATTGACCATGCTCTGAACAGGTTTGAGAATCCTGATACGGATTTGTTGTTTGTGGAATATATAGATATCACAGAGTCAGAGAGGAAAGCTATTGAAGAGAGAATAAGGAAACGGGTCAATTTTAAAAATATTATATTTAAGAAAGTCTGTGCGGCAATGACCCTCAACTGTGGTTTTGGAGCTATCGGTTTGTCTTTCATTGGTAAGGGAGACATACCCTACGACCTTAGCATGATGCTGGAAGAGAAGAAAAAGCCAGATGTAATCGAAGACTCTTTTGCCAATATGAAATTACAGGATGGCTCAGAAGAAAACGCGGACAATGCTGCTGAAGATAATGCGGAAGATAAAACTGAAGATACAATTGAAGACAAAAATGAATACAGAAGTAACAGATTATATAACGATCCCATATTAAAGCCTGATGAAAAGCAAAGCGGAATAAATTATAAGAAAGCTCTTGATTATGCAGGCTCTGAAGAGACCATGCTTGCAATGATGCAGCTTTTTTCTAAAACAATTGACCGTAATGCAATGGAAATTGAAAACTGCTACAAGGATGAGGACTGGGAAAAGTATGTGACAAAAGTATCCAATCTAAAGAATTCAGCAAGAATTATTGGCGCAGATGAATTGGCAAAGTCAGCCCTCAGGTTGGAAAATGCCGCAAAAGCCGGAGACATTGATTTTATAAGACAGAACACGGATAGGCTTATTGCCGATTACAGATATTACCATGAAGTCATAAATAAGTTTGTGAAGGAATACTAA
- a CDS encoding phosphoribosylanthranilate isomerase, which yields MTRIKFCGLTRMQDIEAVNGFLPEYIGFVFYKKSKRYVTFEKAGELKKKLNKSIKAVGVFVDEAPGKVAEAANNGIIDIIQLHGQEDDEYVKTLRDLTDAKIIKAFQIKQDSISDDEKNGLLENIIKGINEFPSDMVLVDSGQGTGKAFNWDILRMIERDYFLAGGINRGNIEEAVLIHPYAIDVSSGIETDGIKDEEKMRKMISAVRNR from the coding sequence ATGACAAGGATTAAATTCTGCGGGCTTACAAGAATGCAGGACATCGAGGCAGTAAACGGGTTTCTTCCTGAGTACATAGGCTTTGTTTTTTATAAGAAAAGTAAGCGTTATGTAACCTTCGAAAAAGCAGGGGAACTTAAGAAAAAATTAAATAAAAGCATTAAAGCGGTAGGTGTCTTTGTGGATGAAGCTCCCGGTAAAGTTGCAGAGGCTGCAAATAACGGGATAATCGATATCATTCAGCTCCACGGACAGGAGGATGATGAATACGTAAAGACGCTTCGTGATCTGACTGATGCTAAGATAATAAAGGCTTTTCAGATAAAACAGGATAGCATTTCGGATGATGAAAAGAACGGACTTTTGGAAAATATCATAAAAGGTATAAATGAATTTCCTTCTGATATGGTTCTTGTAGATTCCGGACAGGGGACCGGAAAAGCCTTTAACTGGGATATACTGCGGATGATAGAGCGGGATTATTTCCTTGCAGGCGGAATTAACAGGGGCAACATTGAAGAAGCGGTACTGATTCATCCCTATGCCATAGATGTCAGCTCAGGTATTGAGACAGATGGTATAAAGGATGAGGAAAAAATGAGAAAAATGATAAGTGCCGTCAGAAATCGGTAA
- the trpC gene encoding indole-3-glycerol phosphate synthase TrpC produces the protein MTILDELADYAKVRVEKAKQNKSLEELYFEAKALPKGDFSFEKALKKEGLSFICECKKASPSKGLIAENFPYLDIALDYEKAGADCISALTEPKWFLGDDRYLSEISDAVKIPCLRKDFTVDEYMIYEAKVLGASAVLLICSILEKEQIEEYIGICDELGLSALVEAHDEAEVEIGLEAGARIIGVNNRNLKDFSVDTSNSMRLRQMIPRDVIYVSESGIKTAGDVKALKDGGVDAVLIGETLMRADDRKKLLQEFKSL, from the coding sequence ATGACAATACTTGATGAACTTGCTGACTATGCCAAAGTCAGAGTGGAAAAAGCAAAACAGAACAAATCTTTGGAAGAGCTTTACTTTGAAGCTAAGGCTCTTCCAAAGGGAGACTTCTCATTCGAAAAGGCTCTGAAAAAGGAAGGGTTATCTTTTATATGCGAATGTAAAAAGGCATCCCCCTCCAAGGGACTGATCGCTGAGAATTTTCCTTATCTGGATATTGCTCTTGATTATGAGAAGGCAGGTGCCGATTGCATTTCGGCCCTGACAGAACCCAAGTGGTTTTTGGGAGATGACAGATACCTTTCGGAGATTTCTGATGCAGTTAAGATTCCATGTCTCAGAAAAGATTTTACGGTTGATGAATACATGATATATGAAGCAAAGGTACTCGGCGCATCAGCTGTTCTTCTTATCTGTTCAATTCTTGAAAAGGAACAGATCGAGGAATACATAGGCATCTGTGATGAACTTGGATTATCTGCCCTCGTGGAAGCTCATGATGAGGCAGAAGTAGAAATAGGACTTGAGGCAGGAGCACGAATAATCGGAGTAAATAACAGAAATCTGAAGGATTTTTCCGTTGATACTTCAAACAGTATGAGGCTCCGTCAGATGATACCGAGAGATGTTATATATGTTTCGGAGAGCGGTATAAAAACAGCCGGTGACGTAAAGGCTCTGAAGGATGGCGGAGTTGATGCTGTTCTGATAGGTGAAACACTTATGAGAGCCGATGACAGAAAAAAACTTCTGCAGGAATTCAAGTCGCTGTAA